The genomic stretch CACCTCGCACGTCGACAACGCCTCGTTCAACGCGAACCCGGACTGGCAGCAGGGCTACGGCTACCAGTTCTGGATCGCCCGCCACGGGTACCGCGGCGACGGCGCCTACGGCCAGTTCTGCGTCGTGCTGCCCGAGCAGGACGTCGTCGTGGCCATCACGTCGCAGAGCCCCGACATGCAGGCCGTGCTCGACGCGGCGTGGGAGCACCTGCTGCCCGCGGTGTCCGACCCGGAACTGCCCGCGGACGCCGCCGCGCACGACGAGGCGCTGGCCCGCCGGACGTCCTCGCTCGCGCTGGCACCGCTGGAGGGCCCGGACGTGGTCGAGGGCGAGTTCAGCGCCGCCCCCGGCAGCGAACCCCCGACCCTGACCGCCGTCTCCGTCCGCGACGGGGAACTCGTCCTCAGCGACTCCGGTGCGGAACTGCGCGCGGCCGTGGGTCGCGGTCGCTGGACGGACACCGGCCCGTTGTCGGTCTCGGGGGCGGGGGACCGCGTCGACGTCCGGTTCGCCGAGACCCCGCACCTGCTGCACCTGACGTTCTCGGACGGCACGTTCTCGGGACGGTGGGAGACGTGGCCGCTGCACGGTCCGGCGCTGTCCGTCCTGCGCAAGCCCGAGCCGTCCTCCTGAGGTGATCCTCCACCGGGGCGCCGACCTCGACGCCGACGCCGTGCGGCGCGTCGCCGCCGGCACCCCGGTGGAGTTGTCGCCGGGGCTCCTCGCCGCTCTGGGCCGTCGCCGCGAGGACCTGGTGACGTCCCTGGAGACGTCGGGTCCGGTGTACGGCGTCACCACGGGCATGGGGGCCCTCGCCGGGGTGACGCTCGACGCGGCCGCCCGGGCCCGGCACCAGGAGAACCTCGTCGTGGGCCGCGCCGTCGGGTCGGCGCCGTGGTTGACGCCGGCGCAGGCCCGGGCGGTGCTGGCCGTGCGGTTGCGGACGTTCCTGCACCCCGAGGCCGCAGTGTCGCCGGGGCTGTGCGTGCGGCTCGCCGACCTCCTCGGCCGCGGCGTCCTGCCGTGCATCCCGTTGCGCGGCAACGGGGCCGCGGGGGAGATCATCCCCCTCGCGCACGTCGGTGCCGTGGTCCTGGGGGCGGGCCGGACGCTCGACGGTCGCGACGCAGGCCCGTTCGGGTTCGGCGCCAAGGAGGGGGTCGCGTTCCTCGAGGGCGTACCCGTCGCCACGGCGTTGGCCGTCCTGCAGTCCGCGGCGGCCGAGGGACTGCTGGAGCAGGCCGTCCGCGTCCTGGCGGCGACCGCGGAGGTGCTGCGCGCGAGCCCGGACCCGCTGCGCCCCGGGCTGGCCCGCGCCGACGACGTGCTCGACGACCTGCACGCGCAGCTCCGGTCGCTGCGCCCGGCGCCGACCGTCGCCGGGCTGCAGGCACCCCTGTCCGTCCGCGTCGCGCCCGCGGCGCTGGCCGTGGCCCGGCGGCGCGTGCGGGACCTCGCCGACGCGGTCGACCGCGCCCTCGACGGGGTCACCGACTCACCGGCCTTCCTCGACGACGCGTCGTTCGCCGGGACGGCGGGTTTTGCCGGGACGGAACTGGCGGCGTCGTCGGACGCGCTCGCGGCCGCGGTGCTCCACGTCGCGGAGACGTCGGTGGCGCGGACCCACCGGACGCTGGACCCGCGGCTGACCGGCCTGACCCCGCAGTTGTCGCCGGAGCCGGGCGTGCAGGCGGGGCTCGTGGCCCTCCACAAGCGGGCGGTGGGCGTCGCGCACCGGTTGCGGCGGTTCGCCGTCCCCGCGCTCGGGGGTGCGGTGGAGACCTCGCTCGGGCAGGAGGACGTCCAGAGCTTCGGGCTGGAGGCGGCCGAGTGCCTCGGCGAACTGCTCGACGGGCTGCGCGAGGTGCTCGCCGTCGAACTCCTCGCCGTCCACCGGGCGCGGCTGCTGCGCGGGGGACTGGCCGGGGTGTCCGACGACGTGACGTCGGGTCTGGATGCGCTGGCCGCCGCCCTGGGCGACTCCGTGGGCGACGGCGTGGACCCCGTCGTGACCGATCGGCCCTACGGCCTCGACGTCGACCGGGTGGTGGACCTGCTGCGCGACGGGCGGTTCTGAGGGGTCGTCGTCAGCGGGTGGAGCGGGTGGACCCCCGGACGACGAGGTGCGGGCGGAACGTCACGGGGTCCGGCGCCTCCCCGTGCTCCTGCAGGGCGAGGAGCTGCTCGACGGCCGCCGCCACGATGGCGTCCTCGTCCCACGAGACCGTCGTCAGGGCGGGGGCCACGAGCGCGGCGAGCTGGTGGTCGTCGAACCCCACGACCGAGACGTCGTCGGGCACGCGCAGCCCGAGGTCCGCCGCGGCGCGGTAGACGCCGAACGCGAGCGAGTCCGACAGGCAGAAGACCGCCGTCGGACGGTCCGCGGCGTCGAGGACCCCGGCGGCGGCAGCGGTCGCCCCCTCGGGGTTCGCGGGGGCGGGGACCACCACGAGGTCGACGCCCAGCGGCGCGGCCAGGTCCACCGCGAGGAGTTCCGACGGCCTCCCGGGGGTCGTCGGCAAGGACGGCGTCAGCAGGGCGACCCGGCGGTGCCCGAGGTCGTGCAGGTGCTCCAGGACGGCCGCGACGCCGAACCGGTTGTCGAACAGCACCGCCCCGCTGCCCGGGCGGGCGGTGAGCGCGTCCCCGATGGAGACGACGGCCGTCGAGGCGTCCAGCAGGCGCCAGTGCTCGCCGGAGGGGTCGACGGGCGAGGCCAGCACGCCGTCGACGCGTTGCGCCGCGAACCGTTCCAGCACACGGCGTTCGCTGGCGGGGTCGGCGTCGGCGTCGGCGATGGACGCGTCCCGGTCGACCGTGCGCAGGGCGCGCGTGAGCTGGACGGACAGGTCCTGCTGCCACAGGTCCCGCAGCGATCCGCTGATCCCGATCGTCCCCGTCCGTCCGCTCGCCAGCGCTCGGGCGATGGGGTCGACGCGGTACCCGAGCTCGTCGGCCAGGGCCTGGACGCGTTCGATGGTCGCGGCCGAACCGCGCGTCCCGCGCAGCGCGTACGACGTCGCCGCCAGCGAGAGCCCCGCCGCGTCCGCGACGTCCTGCAGGGTCCTGCGCGCGTCCCTCGGCACGGCTGCACAGTAACCGGGCGGGTGGGCGCCGGCCCGAGGGCGCGGTGGTCAGGGGAGCAGCAGGCTGAGCTGCGACCCAGGACGGTGTAGCCGAGGGCGTGGGCGACCCGCAGGGACGCCGCGGGCCGCGCGCGCCACTGGCAGAGCAGCCCGTGGGCGTGCGCGTGGGCGGTGGAGGCGGCACCGACCGTCCGTGCCAGCCCGTGTCCGCGGAACGCGGGGTGGGTGAGGACCGACAGGTGCGCCACCACCGGACCGCCGGCCACGGTCCAGCGCTGGTAGCCGGCCGCGGCGGCGGGGACGCCGTCGCGCAGGACGACGAAGGTGGGGGACGTCGTGTCCGCGAGTCCGCCCTCGTCGACGTCGGCCGGGGAGCACGCCCGGAGCAGGGCGTCGACCGGTCGGTCGGTGTGGACCTCCTCGGACGGCGTCGCGGCCGGGGGCCCGTCGAGGTAGGCGAGGTGCGCCGGGCCGAGGACCTCGGTCGCGACGCTGCTCGGGTCTCCCGCCGGAGCGTCCGCCAGAGCCCGTGCGCGGCGGGCGTCGGGTGCGGTGCTCAGGTGCCGGTCGCCGATGGTCACGATCCCGCACCACCCCGGTGGGCAGGTTCCCGCCACCTCGGTGACGAGGGGACGCAGGACGGGACCGTCGTGGAAGGCGGCGCCCGGGCCGGCGAGACCGGCCCAGAGCGCCAGCACGCGGTCGACCGGTCGCTGCACGGAGCCAGCATCGCGTGCACGGGTGTCCGCGACCAGCTTGACGACCTCCTGAGTGAAGCGCTTCACTAATGAGTGAAGCGCTTCACGGCGGACGGAGAGGAGTGACGTGCGCACCGACTGCCACCAGCACCTCTGGCCCGCCCCCTTCGTCGACGCCCTCCGCGCCCGGAGCGCACCCCCGTTCCTGGACGGCTGGACGCTGCACCTGACGGGGGAGGCGCCCCACCCCGTCGACCCGGCGGCCCACGACGTCGAGGCCCGCGCGACGCTGGAGCGGGCCCAGGGCACGGCCCGGGCGCTCGTCTCGCTGTCCTCGCCCCTCGGCGTCGAGCACCTGCCCGGCGAGGAGGCGGCCCCGCTGCTCGCCGCCTGGCACGACGGAGCGTGCGCCCTGCCGGACCCCTTCGGCGTGTGGGCGGCGGCGGGCGTCCACGACGTCGATCCGGGAGCCCTCACCGAGCAGCTGGGGCGCGACCGCGTCGTCGGGCTCCAGCTGCCCGCCACGGCGCTCGCGGACCCGGCCGGCCTGGAGCGCGTGGGCCCCCTGCTCGAGGTGTGCGAGCGCGCAGGCGCACCGCTGCTCGTCCACCCCGGCCCGGCGGGCGCGCCCGTGGACGTCCCCGGCTGGTGGCCCGCGGTCGTCCCGTACGTCCAGCAGCTCCACGCGGCGTGGTGCACGTGGCACGTCGCGGGCCGGGCGAACCACCCGACCCTGCGCCTCGCCTTCGTGGCGCTCGCGGGCCTGGCGCCCCTGCACCACGAGCGGCTCACCGCCCGCGGCGGGGCCCTCGGCGCGCTCGACCCGCTCGTGCACTACGAGACCAGCTCCTACGGCGCGCGGGCGGTCGACGCGCTCGTCCGCGTCGTGGGCGTCGACCCGGTCGTGCTCGGCAGCGACCGGCCCTACGCCGACCCGTTCGCCCCCGCCGACCTGCCCGGGTTCGGCGCCGCCTTCGCCCACGCCCTCACCGTCACCAACCCCGCCCACCTCCTCGAAGGGAGCCGACCGTGACCACCACGACCAGCACGCCCCCCAGCACCCACCCCGACCTGCCGCCCGCTCCCGGCCGGGTCCTGGACCCGGTGGAGCTGAAGGCCTGGGTCGAGGAGGCCGCCCGCCGGCCGCACGCCTGGGCGCACCTCGTCCGGCACGACACGGGCGGACGGCACTTCGCCTCCCTGCACCGCGACGGCGACCTCGACGTCTGGCTGCTGTGCTGGAACACCGTCGACGACACGGGCTGGCACGACCACGACACGTCGTCGGGCGCCGTCGCCGTGACGCGCGGGGCGGTGCTCGAGGCGACCCCGCGGATGGGCGGCGAACCCGTCGTGCGCACGGTCCCGGCCGGCCGCTCCTTCGGCTTCGGTCCCGACCACATCCACCGCATGAGCGGCGCCGTCGACGGCTCGGTCTCGATCCACGCCTACTCCCCGCCGCTGTGGCGGATGGGCCAGTACTCGATCTCGCCCGCCGGCGTCCTGCGCCGGACGTCGGTCAGCTACGCCGACGAGCTACGGCCCCTCGAGCCGTAGCAGCAGCGCCAGGTCGGGCACCCGCGCGACGACGGCCTCGACGTCCGGACCGATGGGCGCGTCGCGCGCGTCCCGGTCCAGCACCTCGTCGAAGACCCCGAACAGTGCGGCGGCGCCGGGGGAGAGGCGGTCCGGGGCCGCCCGCAGCGCCCGGACCGCGGCGAGCGCCTCGACGGCGAGCACGAGCGGGGCCAGGTCCGCGGTCTGCCGCAACGCCCGCGCCCCCTGCGTCGCGAAGCTCGCGTGCTCCTCCAGCCCCAGCGAGATCGACACCGTCCCCGCGGTCATGGGCGCCGTCGCCGGCCGCAGTTCCGCCAGGGCGTCCTGCACGACGTACTCGCCGATCATCAGGCCCGAGCTCCCGCGTGGACCCGCCGCCAGGAACGCCCGCAGCCCGGTGTGCTCCGGTCGCAGCAGCAGCGCCAGCCGCGCCGCCGACAACGTCAGGACGCCGTAGGTCGTGGCGCGCAACGTGTCCAGGGCCGTGGCCAGCGACGCCGCGTGGAACTGGCCGTGGTGGAAGACCCCCTCGCGCGAGACGAGCGGGTTCTCCCCGGGCGTCGAGGCCTCCAGCTGCAGCACGTCCGCCAGCAGGTCCGCGGCCGCGAACGCGGGGGAGAGCACCTGCGGTGCAGTGCGCAGCGCGAACGGGTCCTGCAGCCGGGTCGGCTCCGGCCCGCCCTCCACCAGGGCGTGCAGGGCGGCGGCCACCTCCGGCTGCCGGGCGTGCGGGCGTGCCGCGTGCACCGACGGTGCCCAGGCCTGCGGGTTGCCGCGCAGGGCGAGGAACGACAGGGCCGAGATGCCCAGCCCCGAGACCAGCAGTTGCCGCAACCGGACGAGGGCGAGCGAGGCCGTCGCCAGGGTGAGCGCGTGCGAGGAGATGAGCGGCAGCGCGTCCGCCGCCCCCAGCGCCACCGGCGGGACCGACCCCGTCCGCCACGGACGCTCACCGACGAGCGTCAGCCCCAGCTCGGCGAGCGGGGCCAGGTCGGACGTCCCGATGCCGCCGAACCGGTGCAGCGTTGGCAGGGCGCCGGTCTCGACGGCGTCGGCCAGGGCGTCCAGCACGGCCGGGCTCAGCCCGGCGCCCGCGCCGACGCGGGCCCCGGCGAGCAGCTGGTTCAGGCGCAGGACGAGCGCGGCCCGCGTCGTCGGCTCGTCCTCGACGGGCCCGAGCGACGCCGCGTGCGAGCGCAGCAGCCGCAGCCCGTGCGCGCGCGGGTGCTCGCCCTGCTCCTCGTCGACGTCGACGTCCTTGTTGGCGCCGACCCCGGTCGTCGCCCCGTAGACCGTGCCCTCGCTGCGGGCCGTCTCCATCGCGGCGTGCAGCGCGCCGAGCGAGGCCAGCACCGCGCGGTCCACGACCGGCCGGGCCCGGCCGTGGGCGATCGCGTCGAGGTCGTCCAGCGGGAGCTCCCGGCCGTCGAGCCGCACCACCCGCTCGACCCCCGCGGTCGCGGTCGGGACGTGCTGCTGATCCACTAGGTCCTCCACCACGCCCGCTGGTCCGTCTGAGGAGAGGTCACGATCGGGTGACGGCCGTTCGAGCCTCGTTGACCGGTCCTCGTCCTGTGCCCAGCATGTACCAGCCCCCCGGTCCAACATCGGAGCCGCCCCAGTGATCACGTTCGAGGCCGTCCGCAAGCAGTTCCCCGACGGGACCGTCGCGGTCGACGACCTCGACCTCGAGCTCCCGACCGGCCGGATCACGGTCTTCGTCGGACCCTCCGGGTGCGGCAAGACGACCTCCCTGCGCATGATCAACCGGATGGTCGAGCCCACCGGCGGCGCCGTCCGCATCGACGGTGAGGACGTGCGGAGCAAGCCGCCCGCCGAGCTGCGGCGCGGCATCGGCTACGTCATCCAGCACGCGGGGCTCTTCCCGCACAAGACGGTGCTCGACAACGTCCTCACCGTCCCCAAGCTCGTGGGCCGCGGGCGCGAACGCTCGCGCGCCCTCGAACTCCTCGAGCGCGTCGGCCTGCCGACGGCCTTCGCCGACCGCTACCCGGCGCAGCTGTCCGGCGGGCAGCAGCAGCGCGTCGGCGTCGCGCGGGCGCTCGCGGCCGACCCGCCCGTCATGCTCATGGACGAGCCGTTCAGCGCCGTCGACCCGATCGTGCGCCACCAGCTGCAGGAGGAGTTCCTGCGGCTGCAGGGCGACCTCGGCAAGACGATCGCCCTCGTCACCCACGACATCGACGAGGCCGTCGTCCTCGGCGACCGCATCGCGGTGTTCCGCGAGGGCGGGCACCTCGCCCAGGTCGGGTCGCCGGAGGAACTGCTGACCCGGCCGGCCGACGACTTCGTCCGGAACTTCGTCGGCCGCGACCGCGGGTACCGGGGCCTGGGCTTCCGGACCGCCGACGGCCTCGTGCTGCGTCCTCTCGACGGTGTCCGCCTCGACGAGGCCGGCCGGCCGCTCGACGTCGACGGGACGTTCCGCGCCGGGGACTCCCTGCGCGTGGTCCTCGACCTGACCCTCACCTCGCGCACGGGAACCGCCGTGCAGGTCGACGGGGACGGCCGTGCCACCGGACTCGTGCACCACCACGACGTCGCGGACCTGCTGGCGGAGCGCCGGTGAACGACGTCTGGACGTACCTGTCGCAGAACCAGTCGACAGTGCTGGACGCGTTGCAGCAGCACGTCGTCCTCGCGGTGCTCCCGCTGCTCATCGGCGTGGTCGTCGCTCTGCCCGTGGGGTACCTCGGGGTCCGGTACGGCTGGCTGTACCACCCGATCCTCAACGTCTCCGGGTTGATCTACTCGATCCCCTCCCTCGCGGTGTTCGTCGCCCTGCCGTACGTGCTCGGGACGAAGATCCTCTCGCCCGTGAACATCGTGGTGGCCCTCGCGCTCTACACGGTGGCGCTCATGGCGCGCACGGTCGCCGACGGGTTGCGGTCGGTGGACCCGACGCTCACCGAGGCGGCGACCGCCATGGGCTACAAGCGGACCCGTCGCCTGCTGGAGGTCGAACTCCCGCTGGCGGCGCCCGTCATCCTCGCCGGGGTCCGGGTGGCCGCCGTCTCGAACATCTCCCTCGTCAGCGTCGGTGCGCTGCTGGGCGTCGGGGGTCTCGGGGCGTTGTTCACCCGCGGTTTCCAGCTGTTCTACACCGCGCCCATCATCGTCGGGATCGTCCTGTCGATCGCCCTCGCGGCCGTCGCGGACCTGCTCATCGTCCTGTTCCAGCGGGCCGTCACCCCGTGGACCCGCGCCGTGAAGGGGGCCTGACGTGGACGGAACGCCGTACCTGCTGGACGGGGCCAACTGGGCCTGGTCCTCGCCGGGCAGCATCCCGCACCTGCTGCTGTCCCACCTGGGGTACACGGGCCTGTCCGTGCTCGTCGGGTTCGTCATCGCCTTCCCGATCGGCCTGCTCATCGGGCACACCGGGAAGGGGTCGTTCCTCGCCATCAACGCCGGGAACGCGGGCCGGTCGCTGCCGACGCTGGGCCTGTTGAGCCTGCTCGTCGTCTACATGAGCAGCCAGGGGTTCCTGCCGGTGCTCATCGCCCTCGTCGTGCTCGTGATCCCGCCGATCCTCACCTCGACGTACGCGGGGCTGCGGTCGGTGGACCCGAACGCGGTCGACGCGGCCCGGGGGATGGGCATGAGTTCCTCGCAGGTCCTGTTCCGCGTCGAACTGCCCATGGCGCTGCCCGTCGTCTTCGGCGGCGTGCGCGCCGCCGTCCTCCAGGTCGTCGCCACGGCGACCGTCGCCGCGTACGTCGGGCTGTCCGGCCTCGGCCGTCTGCTCGTGGACGGCTTGGCGCTCAACGACTACGGCCGCATGGTCGCCGGCGCCGTCGTCGTGGCCGTCCTCGCCGTCGTCCTGGACCTCCTGCTCGGCCTGGTCCAGCGCTACGTCGTCTCGCCCGGCATCACGGGTCGCGGACTGTCCCGAGCACGGGGCACCCGATCCGTGGCAGAGTCCGGGGCGGTCCCGGAACCAGAACTCGTCACGTCGAAAGGCACGTCATGAACCGTAGGAACCTGCTCGGCCTCGCCCTCGTGGGCTCCCTCACGGCGACGCTGGCCGCGTGCGGCGGCGGTGACGACCCGCTGGCCACGGACAGCACCCCCGCCGCCGGCGGCTCCGCCGACGCCGCGACGATCATCGTCGGCTCGGCCAACTTCCCCGAGAGCGAACTGCTCGCCGAGATGTACAGCCAGGTCCTCGAGGCCAAGGGCGTCACGGTGCAGCGCAAGTTCAACATCGGGGCCCGCGAGCTCTACCTCAAGGCGCTCGACGACGGCTCGATCGACCTGCTGCCCGAGTACAACGGCGCGCTGCTCGCGTACTACCTCAAGGGCGACGCGCCGCAGGGGGTCTCCAGCCCGGAGACGGTGCTGGACGCGCTGAAGAAGGAGATCCCCTCCGGCCTGGAGGTCCTCGACCAGTCCGCGGCGGAGGACAAGGACTCCCTCTCGGTGACCTCGGAGACGAAGTCGAAGTACAACCTGACCTCGATCGCCGACCTGGCGCCCGTGGCCAAGGACCTCACCATCGGGGCCGGACCGGAGTTCCAGGAGCGCTACCAGGGCCTGAAGGGCCTCAAGGAGCTCTACGACGTCGAGTTCGGCACGTTCAAGCCCCTCGACGTCGGAGGCCCGCTGACCGTTGCAGGTCTGAAGGACGGCTCGATCCAGGTCGGGAACATCTTCACCACCGACTCCTCCATCGAGACGAACGGGTTCGTCGTCCTGGAGGACCCGAAGAACCTCTTCCTGGCCCAGAACATCCTGCCGCTCATCCGGTCCTCGAAGAACAACAGCACCGTCACCGAGGCGCTCAACGCCTTCTCGGCCAAGCTCACGACCGAGAACCTCACCCAGTACCTCGCGCAGGTGCAGGTGGACAAGAAGACCTCGGCCGCGGTGGCCAAGGACTTCCTCTCGGCCAACGGGCTCGTCTGACCCGCGGCGGGGTGCGGGCGTACCGTCGCACGGGTGACTGAGCACACCCGCACCCCGCAGGCGCCCGTCGGATCCGGCTTCGGCCACGACACGACGGCGGCCGAGGTCCTCGAGGGCCTCGACCTCTCCGGCCGCACCGTCGTCCTGACGGGCGGCTACTCCGGCATCGGTCTCGAGGCGACGCGCGCCCTCACCGCTGCCGGGGCCAGCGTCGTCGTCCCGGCCCGGCGGCCGGAGCACGCCGCCGCCGAGCTGGCGGACGTCCCCGGCGTGGAGGTCGCGGCCCTCGACCTCGCCGACCAGGCGAGCATCGCCCGCTTCGCGCAGGACTTCCTCGACTCCGGACGC from Kineococcus endophyticus encodes the following:
- a CDS encoding ABC transporter substrate-binding protein, encoding MNRRNLLGLALVGSLTATLAACGGGDDPLATDSTPAAGGSADAATIIVGSANFPESELLAEMYSQVLEAKGVTVQRKFNIGARELYLKALDDGSIDLLPEYNGALLAYYLKGDAPQGVSSPETVLDALKKEIPSGLEVLDQSAAEDKDSLSVTSETKSKYNLTSIADLAPVAKDLTIGAGPEFQERYQGLKGLKELYDVEFGTFKPLDVGGPLTVAGLKDGSIQVGNIFTTDSSIETNGFVVLEDPKNLFLAQNILPLIRSSKNNSTVTEALNAFSAKLTTENLTQYLAQVQVDKKTSAAVAKDFLSANGLV
- a CDS encoding LacI family DNA-binding transcriptional regulator, producing the protein MPRDARRTLQDVADAAGLSLAATSYALRGTRGSAATIERVQALADELGYRVDPIARALASGRTGTIGISGSLRDLWQQDLSVQLTRALRTVDRDASIADADADPASERRVLERFAAQRVDGVLASPVDPSGEHWRLLDASTAVVSIGDALTARPGSGAVLFDNRFGVAAVLEHLHDLGHRRVALLTPSLPTTPGRPSELLAVDLAAPLGVDLVVVPAPANPEGATAAAAGVLDAADRPTAVFCLSDSLAFGVYRAAADLGLRVPDDVSVVGFDDHQLAALVAPALTTVSWDEDAIVAAAVEQLLALQEHGEAPDPVTFRPHLVVRGSTRSTR
- a CDS encoding ABC transporter permease, with translation MDGTPYLLDGANWAWSSPGSIPHLLLSHLGYTGLSVLVGFVIAFPIGLLIGHTGKGSFLAINAGNAGRSLPTLGLLSLLVVYMSSQGFLPVLIALVVLVIPPILTSTYAGLRSVDPNAVDAARGMGMSSSQVLFRVELPMALPVVFGGVRAAVLQVVATATVAAYVGLSGLGRLLVDGLALNDYGRMVAGAVVVAVLAVVLDLLLGLVQRYVVSPGITGRGLSRARGTRSVAESGAVPEPELVTSKGTS
- a CDS encoding amidohydrolase family protein, with the protein product MRTDCHQHLWPAPFVDALRARSAPPFLDGWTLHLTGEAPHPVDPAAHDVEARATLERAQGTARALVSLSSPLGVEHLPGEEAAPLLAAWHDGACALPDPFGVWAAAGVHDVDPGALTEQLGRDRVVGLQLPATALADPAGLERVGPLLEVCERAGAPLLVHPGPAGAPVDVPGWWPAVVPYVQQLHAAWCTWHVAGRANHPTLRLAFVALAGLAPLHHERLTARGGALGALDPLVHYETSSYGARAVDALVRVVGVDPVVLGSDRPYADPFAPADLPGFGAAFAHALTVTNPAHLLEGSRP
- a CDS encoding cysteine dioxygenase, which translates into the protein MTTTTSTPPSTHPDLPPAPGRVLDPVELKAWVEEAARRPHAWAHLVRHDTGGRHFASLHRDGDLDVWLLCWNTVDDTGWHDHDTSSGAVAVTRGAVLEATPRMGGEPVVRTVPAGRSFGFGPDHIHRMSGAVDGSVSIHAYSPPLWRMGQYSISPAGVLRRTSVSYADELRPLEP
- a CDS encoding aromatic amino acid ammonia-lyase yields the protein MILHRGADLDADAVRRVAAGTPVELSPGLLAALGRRREDLVTSLETSGPVYGVTTGMGALAGVTLDAAARARHQENLVVGRAVGSAPWLTPAQARAVLAVRLRTFLHPEAAVSPGLCVRLADLLGRGVLPCIPLRGNGAAGEIIPLAHVGAVVLGAGRTLDGRDAGPFGFGAKEGVAFLEGVPVATALAVLQSAAAEGLLEQAVRVLAATAEVLRASPDPLRPGLARADDVLDDLHAQLRSLRPAPTVAGLQAPLSVRVAPAALAVARRRVRDLADAVDRALDGVTDSPAFLDDASFAGTAGFAGTELAASSDALAAAVLHVAETSVARTHRTLDPRLTGLTPQLSPEPGVQAGLVALHKRAVGVAHRLRRFAVPALGGAVETSLGQEDVQSFGLEAAECLGELLDGLREVLAVELLAVHRARLLRGGLAGVSDDVTSGLDALAAALGDSVGDGVDPVVTDRPYGLDVDRVVDLLRDGRF
- a CDS encoding aromatic amino acid lyase; its protein translation is MDQQHVPTATAGVERVVRLDGRELPLDDLDAIAHGRARPVVDRAVLASLGALHAAMETARSEGTVYGATTGVGANKDVDVDEEQGEHPRAHGLRLLRSHAASLGPVEDEPTTRAALVLRLNQLLAGARVGAGAGLSPAVLDALADAVETGALPTLHRFGGIGTSDLAPLAELGLTLVGERPWRTGSVPPVALGAADALPLISSHALTLATASLALVRLRQLLVSGLGISALSFLALRGNPQAWAPSVHAARPHARQPEVAAALHALVEGGPEPTRLQDPFALRTAPQVLSPAFAAADLLADVLQLEASTPGENPLVSREGVFHHGQFHAASLATALDTLRATTYGVLTLSAARLALLLRPEHTGLRAFLAAGPRGSSGLMIGEYVVQDALAELRPATAPMTAGTVSISLGLEEHASFATQGARALRQTADLAPLVLAVEALAAVRALRAAPDRLSPGAAALFGVFDEVLDRDARDAPIGPDVEAVVARVPDLALLLRLEGP
- a CDS encoding ABC transporter permease, with translation MNDVWTYLSQNQSTVLDALQQHVVLAVLPLLIGVVVALPVGYLGVRYGWLYHPILNVSGLIYSIPSLAVFVALPYVLGTKILSPVNIVVALALYTVALMARTVADGLRSVDPTLTEAATAMGYKRTRRLLEVELPLAAPVILAGVRVAAVSNISLVSVGALLGVGGLGALFTRGFQLFYTAPIIVGIVLSIALAAVADLLIVLFQRAVTPWTRAVKGA
- a CDS encoding ABC transporter ATP-binding protein, giving the protein MITFEAVRKQFPDGTVAVDDLDLELPTGRITVFVGPSGCGKTTSLRMINRMVEPTGGAVRIDGEDVRSKPPAELRRGIGYVIQHAGLFPHKTVLDNVLTVPKLVGRGRERSRALELLERVGLPTAFADRYPAQLSGGQQQRVGVARALAADPPVMLMDEPFSAVDPIVRHQLQEEFLRLQGDLGKTIALVTHDIDEAVVLGDRIAVFREGGHLAQVGSPEELLTRPADDFVRNFVGRDRGYRGLGFRTADGLVLRPLDGVRLDEAGRPLDVDGTFRAGDSLRVVLDLTLTSRTGTAVQVDGDGRATGLVHHHDVADLLAERR